A genomic stretch from Phaeodactylum tricornutum CCAP 1055/1 chromosome 22, whole genome shotgun sequence includes:
- a CDS encoding predicted protein gives RRMEHTTACLPIVYGSVAFYLGKKADEYNTHQWTLHLRGPNNEDLSPVISKVVFHLHPSFAQPTRELTEPPYEVTERGWGEFEAQVRIVWKDSSERPILISHGIKLYPPGTAPNAAPTDTETAVVAESYDEVVFTDPSETFYTQLLRVANLP, from the exons CGGCGGATGGAACACACGACAGCATGTTTACCCATTGTTTACGGATCCGTTGCTTTTTACCTGGGAAAGAAAGCGGACGAATACAACACTCATCAGTGGACTCTGCATCTCCGTGGACCAAATAACGAAGATCTTTCACCAGTGATCTCGAAGGTTGTATTTCATCTGCACCCGTCATTCGCCCAGCCAACTAGAGAATTGACTGAACCTCCTTACGAAGTAACTGAGCGAGGATGGGGTGAATTTGAAGCACAAGTACGCATAGTATGGAAAGACTCGTCTGAAAGGCCTATTCTG ATTTCTCATGGAATCAAGCTTTATCCCCCGGGTACGGCACCGAATGCAGCTCCCACAGATACGGAAACTGCGGTTGTGGCTGAATCTTACGATGAAGTGGTGTTTACCGATCCTTCCGAAACATTTTATACTCAGTTGCTTCGCGTAGCAAACCTCCCA
- a CDS encoding predicted protein, translating to MSITSVEFGKEVDAAAAPTEEEKKDDGSSESEGKPKSRTVDWPLTNIQDPHENDVMYGRGGGTNHHKGNKRYRQMVEDRKVDYVNSKRLDKPMVALEIVREWRAQDPPGRFLKLDEKTNQWNDVGDRKAREKISQALREKAPLIRKQQEEERLGKDGTPLLSDDSSGDEKRTRFAQGTNTGKRNVTKAVLARDHSLGREYLEDNEAVTLDGFSWQDPFQSSQRLPSDSALQERTQSQESAGARHMGPPAPHETNSRTGSHTSIGSLGIPPHGGRHYRYSSHESIVHLPPSPGRYAHMSQEDRHFQYTNSQGRFESWGSAAPPMPGAIHPQGSWSQYYSSREHSLGQFPLPHASVSHPATYAAFDSRAGSGHWGPPSPHAQISPVGPTQYHYSNGSVPPNPLPHAPPPRQPPQQPCLPSSSGLGSPPSPPYEVDPSVASTWSGQGVGELVKTLSGEEYDRIRRDAASTSPVLSSKKDEPYRVPKPHMVKRMTSNHNETIETKPDLIGPSVKRCALNRDNSRASNRLKELSFPDQFKNGKFDTAKEMSELSQDMDRSSLTSVTHGCETPFDLDTPRIVDEGGGGLPPKPSRVTEINRMSTIDEISMDLMIRPVTLSASSRSTTIEALSLEFDDGPPWKPSRLERTSTMESVFSDLRENLLKPPTLGLTDRLTTKDLDEMINEPIQDDE from the exons ATGTCGATAACGAGCGTAGAGTTTGGCAAGGAAGTCGATGCAGCTGCTGCTCcgactgaagaagaaaagaaagatgaCGGTTCCTCCGAATCGGAAGGCAAGCCAAAAAGTCGTACGGTTGACTGGCCTTTAACGAACATTCAAGATCCGCACGAGAATGATGTCATGTACGGGCGAGGAG GCGGTACCAATCaccacaaaggaaacaaaCGTTACCGCCAAATGGTGGAAGATCGCAAGGTCGATTACGTCAATAGCAAGCGTCTCGACAAACCAATGGTTGCGCTGGAAATTGTCCGCGAATGGCGGGCTCAGGATCCTCCGGGTCGATTTCTGAAGCTAGATGAAAAGACCAACCAGTGGAATGATGTAGGGGACCGGAAAGCCAGGGAAAAGATCAGTCAAGCACTTCGTGAAAAGGCTCCGCTTATTCGCAAacagcaagaagaagaacgacTCGGGAAAGATGGGACGCCTCTGCTGAGCGACGAC TCAAGCGGGGACGAAAAGCGGACACGGTTTGCACAGGGGACAAATACAGGCAAACGGAATGTCACGAAAGCTGTTTTGGCGCGTGATCACAGCCTGGGGCGCGAGTATTTGGAAGATAACGAAGCGGTTACGTTGGATGGTTTCTCGTGGCAAGATCCATTCCAGAGCAGTCAGAGACTACCTAGTGATTCCGCGTTGCAAGAGCGAACGCAAAGTCAGGAAAGCGCTGGAGCACGTCACATGGGACCACCAGCACCGCACGAAACGAATTCACGGACAGGAAGCCATACCAGTATTGGAAGTTTGGGAATTCCCCCACATGGAGGCAGACATTATCGGTATAGCAGTCACGAAAGTATTGTACACCTTCCACCATCTCCCGGACGGTATGCTCACATGTCACAAGAAGATCGCCACTTTCAATACACAAATTCGCAGGGCCGATTCGAAAGCTGGGGATCAGCGGCGCCACCCATGCCGGGCGCAATTCATCCACAAGGCAGCTGGAGCCAGTACTATTCTAGTAGGGAGCATTCTTTGGGACAATTTCCTCTACCTCACGCTTCCGTAAGCCATCCTGCAACATATGCTGCTTTTGATTCCCGCGCAGGTTCAGGTCACTGGGGTCCCCCGTCGCCGCATGCTCAGATTTCACCTGTCGGTCCAACACAATATCATTATTCAAATGGATCGGTTCCTCCAAATCCGCTCCCCCATGCTCCCCCTCCACGACAGCCGCCTCAACAACCTTGCCTTCCATCATCATCGGGATTGGGAAGTCCACCATCTCCACCGTATGAAGTCGATCCGTCGGTTGCGTCAACTTGGTCGGGACAAGGTGTGGGAGAGCTTGTGAAGACGTTGTCCGGAGAGGAGTACGATCGAATACGACGGGATGCAGCTTCGACTTCACCAGTACTGAGTTCTAAAAAGGACGAGCCCTATCGTGTTCCGAAACCTCACATGGTAAAACGTATGACATCCAATCATAACGAAACCATAGAGACCAAGCCTGACTTAATTGGCCCTTCGGTGAAGAGATGTGCATTGAACAGAGACAATAGCCGTGCTTCCAATAGACTGAAGGAATTGAGCTTTCCTGATCAATTCAAGAATGGAAAGTTTGACACAGCGAAAGAAATGAGTGAACTTAGCCAAGACATGGATCGTAGCTCTTTGACTTCCGTAACGCACGGGTGTGAAACACCATTTGATTTGGATACGCCGCGAATTGTTGACGAAGGCGGCGGTGGTCTTCCACCGAAGCCAAGTCGAGTAACGGAAATCAACCGCATGAGTACAATCGATGAGATTTCCATGGATCTGATGATTCGTCCTGTCACTTTGTCCGCTAGTAGTAGATCCACAACTATTGAAGCGTTATCGCTGGAATTTGACGATGGTCCGCCATGGAAACCCAGTAGGCTCGAGCGAACTTCGACAATGGAGTCTGTGTTTTCAGATTTACGAGAGAATTTGTTAAAGCCACCTACGCTTGGACTCACCGATCGCTTGACAAccaaagatttggacgaaatgaTCAACGAACCCATCCAGGACGATGAGTAG
- a CDS encoding predicted protein, with product MTTAAFGYLSLFRKSAMAFGSLPVSRLAFTESARHMATNTRPLHPPMGIPGSLRHFTSLRASSSDNVKIETTKSPVPITLLSGFLGTGKTTALKHLLETNDNKKIGVIVNDVAAVNIDAKLIQSQSSDMVELQNGCACCSLADELFFSVEKILLGRDLDAIVVELSGVADPMAIRNNWKMAPSEVRDMADIARVVTLVDSQTFGTDYMTWDTAADRPGWTNPVDPCAGNAKVAELLAEQVEAANLVLINKCDLSNAEEVLVAEKVTRALNGKTNVEKVVFGKIAPKLILGTVEEITAACTDPACDDESHSHSHTQDHGCMESGCNDSSHSHAHDHACVDAGCTDVSHEHSHAHSESTCADPDCTDATHEHTHSHSTSTDQLGIVNFVYKAAVPFEPKRLMTMLETWPIPLKDTLDLGFLQEEQTKVLFEDGMDESPFSGVLRSKGFCWFGPSKWSGANSDAWRHETAMYWSHAGKHFSITSGGKWWGTMPREKMTKFFDENMAEFDRIVRDDFVSEEFGDRRQEIVFIGIGLNENEIRAAMDECLMTESEMAKYRQNLQNLLATTMATSSGPSLFDVGTIDHADTK from the coding sequence ATGACGACCGCAGCCTTTGGCTATCTATctctctttcgaaaatcaGCCATGGCGTTTGGGTCTCTCCCAGTATCACGTCTTGCGTTTACAGAATCGGCGAGGCACATGGCCACCAACACCAGACCTCTCCATCCGCCAATGGGCATTCCAGGATCTTTACGGCATTTTACAAGTCTCCGAGCCTCGTCGAGCGACAACGTCAAGatcgaaacaacaaaatctCCAGTTCCCATAACGCTCCTTAGTGGATTTCTGGGAACCGGGAAGACGACAGCGTTGAAGCACTTGCTCGAaacgaacgacaacaaaaaaATCGGGGTCATCGTCAACGACGTTGCCGCCGTCAATATTGACGCCAAGCTGATTCAGTCACAGAGCTCGGATATGGTGGAACTGCAAAATGGATGTGCATGCTGCTCCTTGGCGGATGAACTGTTCTTCTCGGTGGAGAAGATCTTGTTGGGTCGCGACCTCGATGCTATTGTCGTGGAACTTTCCGGAGTCGCGGACCCAATGGCCATTCGAAACAATTGGAAAATGGCCCCATCGGAAGTTCGCGACATGGCAGATATTGCACGAGTCGTGACGTTGGTAGACTCACAAACCTTTGGGACCGACTACATGACGTGGGATACTGCCGCCGACCGACCGGGATGGACCAACCCAGTCGATCCGTGTGCAGGTAACGCCAAGGTTGCCGAGCTCTTGGCCGAACAGGTTGAAGCCGCCAACCTTGTACTCATCAATAAATGCGATCTTTCAAATGCGGAAGAAGTGCTGGTAGCAGAAAAGGTCACGCGGGCACTGAACGGCAAAACCAATGTCGAAAAAGTAGTCTTTGGAAAGATTGCCCCGAAGCTGATACTTGGAACGGTAGAAGAGATTACCGCAGCCTGCACGGACCCGGCTTGCGACGACGAATCACACAGCCATTCACACACCCAGGATCACGGTTGCATGGAATCGGGATGCAACGATAGCTCGCATTCACACGCGCACGATCACGCGTGCGTGGATGCCGGCTGCACCGACGTGTCACACGAACACAGCCATGCGCATTCGGAGAGTACCTGTGCCGATCCAGATTGTACCGATGCAACTCATGAGCACACTCATTCCCATAGTACGTCTACGGATCAGTTGGGTATTGTCAACTTCGTCTATAAGGCCGCTGTTCCCTTCGAACCGAAGCGATTGATGACGATGTTGGAGACGTGGCCCATACCTCTTAAGGATACACTTGATCTAGGTTTCTTGCAAGAAGAGCAGACCAAAGTCTTGTTCGAGGACGGTATGGACGAAAGCCCTTTTAGCGGCGTGCTGCGGAGCAAGGGATTTTGCTGGTTCGGGCCGTCGAAATGGAGTGGGGCCAACAGTGATGCATGGCGACACGAAACTGCCATGTACTGGTCACATGCCGGTAAACACTTTAGCATCACGTCCGGTGGCAAATGGTGGGGAACCATGCCACGGGAAAAGATGACAAAATTCTTTGATGAAAATATGGCAGAGTTTGATCGCATTGTGCGGGATGATTTTGTCTCAGAGGAGTTCGGCGACCGTCGGCAGGAGATTGTATTTATAGGAATCGGATTGAACGAAAACGAGATACGAGCGGCTATGGACGAATGTCTAATGACCGAAAGTGAAATGGCCAAGTACAGGCAAAATCTGCAGAATCTTTTGGCCACAACTATGGCGACATCGTCGGGTCCGAGTCTCTTTGATGTGGGTACGATTGACCATGCTGATACGAAGTAA